The following are encoded together in the Bradyrhizobium algeriense genome:
- the trpS gene encoding tryptophan--tRNA ligase gives MTRPVVLTGDRTTGPLHIGHYAGSLLNRLRFQDTHEQFLLLADTQALTDNAHTPDKVRLGVMEVALDYLAIGIDPAKTTICLQSHLPALAELSMLYLNFVTVARLERNPTIKDEIRGRGFGRDIPAGFLCYPAAQAADITAFKATVVPVGEDQAPLIEQTNEIVRRINTTAGRAVLPEAQAVIPQAGRLPGVDGKAKMSKSGGNAIALSASPDEIAAAVKAMFTDPNHLRVEDPGRVEGNVVFTYLDAFDEDRTTLEELKAQYRRGGLGDSKIKRRLEDILQALIGPTRERRTQLAKDPAYVLDVIRRGTEKARSRTETTKREVVEGLGLFML, from the coding sequence ATGACCAGACCCGTTGTTCTGACAGGCGACCGCACCACCGGCCCTCTGCACATTGGCCACTATGCCGGATCGTTGCTCAACCGTCTGCGATTTCAGGACACCCACGAGCAGTTTCTCCTCCTGGCTGATACGCAAGCCCTGACCGACAATGCGCACACCCCCGACAAGGTGCGGCTCGGTGTGATGGAGGTGGCGCTCGACTATCTTGCCATAGGGATCGACCCAGCCAAGACCACGATCTGCCTACAATCCCACCTGCCCGCGCTGGCCGAACTGTCGATGCTCTATTTGAACTTCGTGACCGTCGCCAGATTGGAACGCAACCCCACGATCAAGGACGAGATCCGCGGCCGCGGCTTCGGACGCGACATCCCGGCAGGCTTCCTTTGCTATCCTGCGGCGCAGGCGGCGGACATTACCGCGTTCAAGGCAACTGTAGTGCCGGTGGGTGAGGATCAGGCGCCGCTGATCGAACAAACCAACGAGATCGTGCGCCGTATCAACACCACGGCCGGACGGGCAGTCCTGCCGGAAGCGCAGGCCGTCATTCCGCAGGCGGGGCGGCTGCCGGGCGTGGACGGGAAAGCGAAAATGTCGAAATCCGGCGGCAATGCCATCGCCCTTTCGGCCTCGCCGGACGAGATCGCGGCGGCAGTGAAGGCGATGTTCACCGACCCGAATCATCTGCGGGTCGAAGATCCCGGGCGAGTGGAAGGCAATGTCGTCTTCACCTATTTGGATGCTTTCGACGAGGACCGCACCACGCTGGAAGAGCTGAAGGCGCAGTATCGGCGGGGCGGACTCGGCGACAGCAAGATCAAGCGCCGTCTCGAAGACATCCTGCAGGCGCTGATTGGGCCGACGCGAGAACGAAGGACGCAACTGGCCAAAGATCCGGCTTATGTGCTCGACGTGATTCGCCGCGGTACGGAAAAGGCGCGGAGCCGGACCGAGACAACGAAGCGGGAAGTTGTCGAAGGCCTCGGGCTGTTCATGTTGTAG
- a CDS encoding sodium:proton antiporter: MLAFEWIIGLLLGAVLLSALARRLKVPYPTFLAIGGMLLAFAPSGPKWTLEPDLALALFVAPVLLDAAFDTSLRDLRNNWLPVSTLVLVAVGVTTAAVAVVAHWLRPDMPWAVAIALGAIVAPPDAAAATAILRQVNLPYRIQKILEGESLLNDASALLIYRVAVGLVAAEHMKVHEFVPSVALALFGSLIAGFLFARVWTKITRRITEAPSAIITQFAGTFMVWIVAEHIGLSGIPTIVAYAITIARTAPERTPARLRVASYAVWETVVFVLNVLAFILIGMQLNPIWSGLDDEVRFKYCSFAAAILAVVILARVAWVMPYGALLRALNAHGLLPSHVSPAVPTVERGIIVSWCGMRGIVTLAAAFALPESFPYRDLILLTAFAVVLGTLVVQGLTLRPVILALKFEEDDPVAREAAQARCIAYRAALEAIESDPSEEAEILRLEYRAVLLRAETEPELGIASSELPADPLRRRAIGAAREALLRMRRFEEIGDDAFHQVEEELDRAELGAQA, from the coding sequence TTGCTAGCATTCGAATGGATAATCGGGCTGCTGCTTGGCGCAGTGCTGCTGTCCGCGCTGGCGCGGCGGCTCAAGGTGCCCTATCCGACATTTCTTGCGATCGGCGGCATGTTGCTGGCCTTCGCGCCATCAGGTCCAAAGTGGACGCTGGAGCCTGATCTGGCGCTGGCGCTGTTCGTGGCGCCGGTATTGCTGGATGCGGCTTTCGACACCTCGCTGCGCGACCTCCGCAACAACTGGCTGCCGGTATCGACACTGGTGCTGGTCGCGGTTGGGGTCACGACCGCCGCGGTCGCTGTCGTCGCGCACTGGCTTCGCCCGGACATGCCATGGGCGGTCGCGATCGCGCTCGGCGCCATCGTGGCACCGCCCGACGCCGCGGCGGCCACTGCGATCCTGCGCCAGGTCAACCTGCCTTACCGCATCCAGAAGATCCTCGAAGGCGAAAGCCTGCTCAACGATGCCAGCGCGCTCCTGATCTACCGCGTCGCGGTCGGCCTGGTTGCCGCCGAGCACATGAAGGTGCACGAGTTCGTGCCGTCCGTTGCGCTGGCGCTGTTCGGGAGCCTCATTGCCGGATTCCTGTTCGCGCGGGTCTGGACGAAGATCACACGCCGCATCACCGAGGCGCCGAGCGCAATCATCACCCAATTCGCCGGCACCTTTATGGTGTGGATCGTCGCCGAGCATATCGGTCTATCAGGCATTCCCACCATCGTCGCCTATGCGATCACGATCGCCCGCACCGCACCCGAGCGTACCCCGGCGCGGCTGCGCGTGGCCTCCTATGCGGTGTGGGAAACCGTCGTGTTCGTGCTCAACGTGCTGGCGTTCATTCTGATCGGCATGCAGCTCAATCCGATCTGGTCCGGGCTCGACGACGAGGTGCGGTTCAAGTACTGCAGCTTTGCCGCCGCGATCCTCGCCGTCGTGATCCTCGCCCGCGTCGCCTGGGTGATGCCATATGGCGCATTGCTGCGCGCCTTGAACGCGCACGGCCTGCTTCCTTCCCATGTGTCTCCCGCGGTACCGACGGTGGAACGCGGCATCATCGTGTCCTGGTGCGGGATGCGCGGCATCGTTACGCTGGCGGCCGCCTTCGCGCTGCCGGAGAGCTTCCCGTATCGCGATCTCATCCTGCTGACGGCCTTTGCCGTGGTGCTGGGGACGCTCGTGGTCCAGGGCCTGACGCTGCGGCCGGTGATCCTCGCGCTGAAATTCGAGGAGGACGATCCGGTCGCGCGCGAGGCCGCTCAAGCCCGCTGCATCGCCTATCGCGCCGCGCTCGAGGCGATCGAATCCGATCCGTCCGAGGAGGCCGAGATCCTGCGGCTGGAATATCGCGCCGTGCTGCTGCGCGCCGAAACCGAACCCGAACTCGGCATCGCGAGCAGCGAGCTGCCGGCCGATCCGCTGCGCCGCCGCGCCATCGGCGCGGCACGGGAAGCGCTGCTGCGGATGCGTCGTTTCGAGGAGATCGGCGACGACGCCTTCCACCAGGTGGAAGAAGAGCTCGACCGCGCCGAATTGGGCGCGCAGGCATAA
- a CDS encoding tetratricopeptide repeat protein, which produces MMRPFVSPFAASAAFAIAILTSFGAPAQPAAEPPVICAALSAAEPAKVIEVCTALIDNPATPQADRLDATITRAAALHNSGQTGKALAEIDTVISRDPNRARAFRARGEILRQTGKMEAALEALNQAIRLEPDNANGYANRGNAFNNAKKYDRAIEDYNEALRLQPDFAQVFSDRGAAWYFKGEYQKAIADYDEALRLEPHRARTYSNRSAAYRKLGRAEKAIEDVTAAIRIDPTQPEFFDNRGLDLAGNGDYARAIADYDEAIKICPEAKFLTNRGDAYQARKDYDRAIADYDAALKLDPKFQRAYNNRGAAWVKKGDRRRALQDYAEAVRLNPSDSTAAANHKDIAQEIERLGSLSYQKNLPSFNCTTAKRQVEKAICADPGLAQLDRNINDVFLRVIANAESDSHRAALALTRQQRDFIEKRNASFGKRGYDLRQAMEDRLEKLNTIARQ; this is translated from the coding sequence ATGATGCGACCATTTGTTTCGCCATTTGCCGCAAGCGCGGCCTTTGCCATTGCAATCCTGACCTCCTTCGGCGCCCCGGCTCAGCCGGCCGCCGAGCCGCCGGTCATCTGTGCGGCGCTTTCGGCCGCCGAGCCCGCGAAGGTGATCGAGGTTTGCACCGCGCTGATCGACAATCCGGCGACGCCGCAAGCCGACCGGCTCGACGCCACGATTACCCGCGCCGCCGCGTTGCATAACAGCGGCCAGACCGGCAAGGCCCTGGCCGAAATCGATACCGTCATATCCAGGGATCCCAACCGGGCCCGGGCCTTCCGCGCCCGCGGTGAAATCCTGCGTCAGACCGGCAAAATGGAGGCTGCGCTCGAGGCGCTGAACCAGGCCATCCGGCTCGAGCCGGACAATGCCAATGGTTACGCCAACCGTGGCAACGCTTTCAACAACGCCAAAAAATACGACCGCGCCATCGAGGACTATAACGAAGCGCTGCGGCTCCAGCCGGATTTCGCGCAGGTGTTTTCGGATCGCGGCGCCGCCTGGTACTTCAAGGGCGAGTATCAGAAGGCGATCGCCGATTACGACGAGGCGCTGCGTCTTGAGCCGCACCGCGCGCGCACCTACAGCAACCGTTCTGCAGCTTACCGCAAGCTGGGCCGTGCGGAAAAAGCGATTGAGGACGTCACCGCGGCGATCCGGATCGATCCGACGCAGCCGGAATTCTTCGACAATCGAGGCCTCGACCTCGCCGGCAACGGCGACTACGCCCGCGCGATCGCCGACTACGACGAGGCGATCAAGATCTGCCCCGAAGCGAAATTCCTCACCAACCGCGGCGATGCCTACCAGGCCAGGAAGGATTACGACCGTGCCATCGCGGACTACGACGCGGCATTGAAGCTCGATCCAAAATTCCAGCGCGCCTACAACAACCGCGGCGCGGCCTGGGTCAAGAAGGGCGACCGCCGCCGCGCGCTGCAGGATTATGCGGAAGCCGTCCGTCTCAACCCTTCCGACAGCACCGCCGCCGCCAATCACAAGGATATTGCGCAGGAGATCGAACGGCTGGGCTCGCTGAGCTACCAGAAGAATCTGCCGAGCTTCAATTGCACCACCGCGAAACGTCAGGTTGAAAAGGCGATCTGCGCCGATCCCGGTCTCGCCCAGCTCGACCGCAACATCAACGACGTGTTTCTGCGGGTGATCGCCAATGCGGAATCCGACAGCCATCGCGCGGCGCTGGCGCTGACCCGGCAGCAGCGCGATTTCATCGAGAAGCGCAACGCGTCGTTCGGCAAGCGCGGCTATGACCTCCGTCAGGCGATGGAGGACCGGCTGGAGAAGCTCAATACGATCGCTCGGCAATAG
- a CDS encoding tetratricopeptide repeat protein produces the protein MRGYPDIRNLVVASLLWIVFAHDAWATGAEPVKDLKIDPAPCLAAAHAKDDDKTLSTCGALIDNAKTEKADRIKALIARASAYERKDMIDRAIADYDGVLRLDPGYADAHNARGELWRKKGDLPKAVADFAAAIKLNPDHVVARANHRALAQEAERQGVLKAIAGKPSFNCATARRKVEKAICANPELADLDREVHAAYVKAAAAKMTPQQARTLRREQQEYLARRDAEYGRRPDYDLKKAMRDRLQKINGIVGY, from the coding sequence ATGCGAGGCTATCCCGATATCCGCAACCTGGTCGTGGCCTCTCTGCTGTGGATTGTGTTTGCACATGATGCGTGGGCGACCGGCGCCGAGCCGGTCAAGGATCTGAAGATCGACCCGGCGCCGTGCCTTGCTGCTGCCCATGCAAAGGACGACGACAAGACGCTCAGCACGTGCGGCGCGCTGATCGACAATGCAAAGACCGAAAAGGCCGACCGCATCAAGGCGCTGATTGCGCGCGCCTCCGCCTATGAACGCAAGGATATGATCGACCGCGCGATCGCCGACTATGACGGCGTGTTGCGGCTCGATCCCGGATACGCCGATGCTCACAATGCGCGCGGTGAACTCTGGCGTAAGAAAGGTGATCTGCCCAAGGCGGTGGCCGATTTTGCCGCGGCGATCAAGCTGAATCCGGATCACGTCGTCGCAAGGGCCAACCACCGGGCGCTAGCGCAGGAGGCGGAGCGACAGGGCGTGCTGAAGGCGATCGCCGGCAAGCCGAGCTTCAACTGCGCAACTGCCCGCCGCAAGGTGGAGAAGGCGATCTGCGCCAATCCCGAACTTGCCGATCTCGATCGCGAAGTCCACGCGGCCTATGTCAAGGCGGCCGCCGCAAAGATGACCCCGCAGCAAGCCCGCACGCTGCGGCGGGAGCAGCAGGAATACCTTGCCCGGCGCGATGCGGAATACGGCCGCCGGCCCGACTACGATCTGAAAAAGGCCATGCGCGACCGCCTGCAAAAGATCAACGGGATCGTCGGCTACTAG
- a CDS encoding DUF1850 domain-containing protein, with the protein MAAAFAQRGGSGLSVCLASAGVVKTLSIAAFTLAWTHSIEKTDWQEDWRVTPQALELVQARVKGSGAGMEPPPEARLIDGWFRWQPKRAALPEVVLGNSGAAGEWRLCSDGKCRTLSDIFGHPVGTDVTIMRACNP; encoded by the coding sequence ATGGCGGCAGCGTTCGCGCAACGCGGTGGCAGCGGCTTGAGCGTCTGCCTCGCCTCAGCCGGTGTCGTGAAGACCCTGTCGATTGCGGCGTTCACGCTGGCGTGGACGCACTCGATCGAGAAGACCGACTGGCAGGAAGACTGGCGTGTCACGCCGCAGGCGCTGGAGCTGGTGCAGGCGCGCGTGAAGGGCAGCGGTGCGGGCATGGAGCCGCCGCCGGAGGCGCGATTGATCGATGGCTGGTTTCGATGGCAGCCGAAGCGCGCAGCGTTGCCGGAAGTGGTGCTGGGCAATTCCGGGGCCGCCGGCGAATGGCGGTTGTGCAGTGATGGCAAATGCCGAACATTGTCTGACATATTCGGTCATCCGGTCGGAACCGATGTGACGATCATGCGCGCCTGCAATCCGTAG
- a CDS encoding glucose 1-dehydrogenase yields the protein MERLKGKTAMVVGAGSIGPGWGNGKATAVTFAREGAQVFCVDRNAAAAKETVEIITGEGGKAAAFTADVSRETEVEAMVSACRKTYGRIDVLDNNVGIAEMGNVVEVNEASWDHVFAVNLKSAYFAMKHVIPVMQKQGGGSIINISSIASIRHLGISYVTYGASKAAMNQMTRTTAVQFARDHVRVNCILPGLMKTPMVEHSAGLAASYSAGDVEAMWRARDAQVPMGHMGDAWDVANAALFLASDESKYVTGIELVVDGGITSKSGA from the coding sequence ATGGAACGGCTCAAGGGCAAGACAGCGATGGTGGTGGGGGCGGGATCGATCGGTCCCGGCTGGGGCAATGGCAAGGCAACCGCGGTGACCTTCGCGCGCGAGGGGGCGCAGGTGTTTTGCGTCGACCGCAATGCGGCGGCGGCAAAGGAGACGGTAGAGATCATTACGGGCGAGGGCGGCAAGGCGGCGGCTTTCACCGCCGACGTCTCCCGTGAAACCGAGGTCGAGGCGATGGTTTCGGCGTGCCGCAAGACCTATGGCCGCATCGACGTGCTCGACAACAATGTCGGCATCGCCGAAATGGGAAATGTCGTCGAGGTGAACGAGGCGAGCTGGGATCACGTCTTCGCCGTCAATCTCAAGAGCGCCTATTTCGCCATGAAGCATGTCATCCCCGTGATGCAGAAGCAGGGCGGCGGCTCGATCATCAACATCTCGTCGATTGCATCCATCCGCCATCTCGGTATTTCCTACGTCACCTACGGCGCCTCGAAGGCGGCAATGAACCAGATGACGCGCACCACCGCTGTGCAGTTCGCGCGCGACCATGTCCGGGTGAACTGCATCCTGCCGGGCCTGATGAAGACGCCGATGGTCGAACACTCCGCGGGGCTGGCAGCCAGCTATTCGGCCGGCGATGTCGAGGCGATGTGGCGGGCGCGCGACGCACAGGTGCCGATGGGGCACATGGGCGACGCCTGGGATGTCGCCAACGCCGCGCTGTTTCTGGCGTCCGATGAATCGAAATATGTCACCGGCATCGAGCTCGTGGTCGATGGCGGTATCACGAGCAAATCGGGCGCGTGA